A genomic window from Fibrobacterota bacterium includes:
- a CDS encoding chitobiase/beta-hexosaminidase C-terminal domain-containing protein — protein MPAPSFDPVGGTYASAQSVKLVGFTDGTIIHYTTDGSLPTRSSAVYSSPVEVLGSAVIRAFAEKGDQQSRVTSAWYEIGVPVSSTSPWNPSISYGSFPDPRNGRIYRTVSIGKRNWMAENLDFPGTTTRIGACYGNSPDSCAKYGRLYTWTEVMAGEESSTASPSGVQGICPSGWHVPSSMEWSDLKKEANAGSGQDGMTLRSIGGWARNGTDVFGFRALAGGYLFGGAAQGIGTGGNWWTATESGSSYAWTGEMLDRDPNLGVTSYSKIYGYSLRCVED, from the coding sequence TTGCCTGCGCCATCCTTCGATCCGGTGGGTGGAACCTACGCTTCGGCGCAATCGGTGAAGTTGGTCGGCTTCACCGATGGAACGATCATCCACTACACCACAGATGGCAGCCTGCCTACGAGATCTTCCGCGGTGTACAGCTCGCCGGTCGAGGTTCTCGGCAGCGCAGTCATCCGTGCCTTCGCCGAAAAAGGCGACCAGCAAAGTCGTGTGACCAGTGCCTGGTACGAGATCGGAGTTCCAGTCTCCTCGACAAGCCCCTGGAATCCATCGATCAGCTACGGCAGCTTTCCTGATCCGAGAAATGGTCGAATCTATCGGACCGTATCGATCGGGAAACGGAATTGGATGGCCGAAAATCTGGATTTCCCAGGAACAACCACGCGCATTGGCGCATGCTATGGGAACAGCCCGGATTCATGTGCGAAATACGGGCGTCTCTACACCTGGACCGAAGTGATGGCAGGCGAAGAATCGAGTACGGCAAGTCCAAGTGGGGTCCAAGGGATCTGTCCCAGTGGTTGGCATGTGCCCAGCAGCATGGAATGGTCCGACCTGAAGAAGGAAGCGAACGCGGGCAGTGGGCAAGACGGAATGACGTTGAGATCGATCGGTGGCTGGGCTCGGAACGGGACGGATGTCTTTGGGTTCCGTGCCTTGGCAGGTGGTTATCTGTTCGGAGGAGCGGCACAGGGGATCGGCACGGGTGGCAATTGGTGGACGGCAACGGAAAGTGGGAGCTCCTACGCTTGGACCGGGGAAATGCTCGACAGAGATCCGAATCTCGGCGTGACGTCCTATTCCAAGATCTACGGCTATTCCCTGCGGTGCGTGGAGGACTAG
- a CDS encoding TIGR02147 family protein, which produces MERPEAFSYNDFRKFLEDWQSWRQVEDPRFSRTEFVRRLGLPKTRSFFTDLLRGKHLTTTFVERMLQVMDLPKEEAQFFRALVKFNQAENSQERELYYEQLVALNRSPRTFLDPDSFSYYKDWRNAALRNALDLIDWDGTNPAALGRKFSPRLTPGEVRKSFSVLRELGMVAKNADGHWKPAARTLSSGDGRTDEAIRQHQLQCLELAGASLLEKLPPGERDTSTLFVTVSDEAHSLLRRRLEKFRAEIRSIVHKDTLPATRLLHIDLFLQPLIRTENP; this is translated from the coding sequence ATGGAACGCCCCGAAGCTTTCTCGTACAACGATTTCCGGAAATTCCTGGAGGACTGGCAGAGCTGGCGCCAGGTGGAGGACCCGAGATTCTCTCGCACGGAATTCGTGCGACGGCTGGGACTTCCCAAGACGCGTTCGTTCTTCACCGATCTGTTGCGGGGCAAGCACCTGACCACCACCTTCGTGGAACGGATGCTGCAGGTCATGGATCTTCCCAAGGAAGAAGCCCAATTCTTCCGCGCCCTGGTAAAATTCAACCAGGCGGAAAACAGCCAGGAACGCGAGCTCTACTACGAACAGTTGGTGGCCCTGAACCGATCGCCCCGCACCTTTCTCGATCCCGATTCCTTCTCCTACTACAAGGACTGGCGCAACGCCGCCCTGCGCAACGCGCTGGACCTGATTGACTGGGACGGCACGAACCCCGCCGCACTGGGCCGGAAGTTCAGTCCGCGCCTCACCCCCGGCGAGGTCCGGAAGTCGTTTTCCGTCCTGCGCGAACTGGGCATGGTGGCGAAGAACGCCGACGGCCACTGGAAGCCCGCGGCGCGGACACTCTCCAGCGGAGACGGACGCACCGACGAGGCCATCCGCCAGCACCAGCTCCAATGCCTGGAACTGGCCGGGGCTTCGCTCCTGGAGAAGCTCCCGCCGGGGGAGCGCGACACCTCAACGCTTTTTGTCACGGTTTCCGACGAAGCGCACTCCCTGTTGCGGCGACGCCTGGAGAAGTTCCGCGCGGAGATCCGCTCCATCGTGCACAAGGACACCCTCCCGGCCACCCGTCTTCTGCACATCGACCTTTTCCTGCAGCCCCTGATCCGAACGGAGAACCCATGA
- a CDS encoding SRPBCC family protein has product MRTLTMETRLPGLPEQFFPFFSDARNLSRITPSELGFRILTPGPIAMSAGTLIDYRIGLWGLPMRWRTRIATWNPPRAFSDEQIRGPYKRWFHTHTFAPDGNGGTIMTDSVEFALPLEPLSLLVRPMVEWQVRRIFLFRDRALREALGLPTASPPPDIRITTA; this is encoded by the coding sequence ATGCGCACCCTCACCATGGAAACCCGTCTTCCCGGACTTCCCGAGCAATTTTTCCCCTTCTTCTCGGATGCGCGGAATCTGTCCCGGATCACCCCGTCCGAGCTCGGATTTCGCATCCTCACGCCTGGCCCCATCGCCATGTCCGCAGGCACCCTCATCGACTACCGGATCGGGCTGTGGGGACTGCCCATGCGCTGGCGCACGCGCATCGCCACCTGGAACCCACCACGCGCATTCTCCGACGAGCAGATCCGGGGTCCCTACAAGCGCTGGTTCCACACCCACACCTTCGCGCCGGACGGCAACGGTGGAACCATCATGACGGATTCCGTCGAGTTCGCCCTGCCTCTGGAACCGCTTTCGCTCCTCGTCCGACCGATGGTCGAGTGGCAGGTGCGGCGCATCTTCCTGTTCCGCGACCGGGCCCTGCGCGAGGCGTTGGGACTGCCAACGGCTTCGCCCCCTCCCGATATCCGCATCACCACGGCCTGA